tggagcacAGGGGGcagaggcggcagtgagccgagattacgccattgtactccagcctgggcgacagtacaagactctgtctcaaaaaaaaaaaaaaaaaagaaaagaaaagagtgaggAAACTCAACTAAGGGCTGCATATGAGCTGACAccaaaaaaatcattgtcaaTTTTGTCAGATGTGATGAGATACTGGCTGTGTAGGAATACGTAAATGCTGTTCGGGGATGCACACTGAACAGATAAAATGATGTGATGACTGATGTGCTTTACAATATTCCTGGAAAGGGAGGTAAAGGAATAGAACAAAATGTGGGACAATCTTAAAGATCACAGAAATTGAGGAATGGGTACTTTAGTGGTCATTGtactattttctctacttttgaatAGGTATAAAAattgtgatttaaaaatgtaaaataaaacaggcGGGTGctgtgactcatacctgtaatcccagcactttgggaggctgaggcaggtggatcacatgagtcaggatttcgagaccagcctggtcaacatggtgaaagcttgtctctaccaaaaatacaaaaaacaaacaaacaaacaaaaaatcagccaggtatggtggcaggcacctgtaatcccagctactcagagggctgaggcaagagaatccaggaggcagaggctgaagtgagctgagattttgccacagcactccagcctgggtgacagagtgagaatccacctcaaaaaaaaaaaaaaaaaaagaaaagaaaaaaagtaaaaatgaattgaCTAATCCCTGCTCTGAAGCCACATCCAaacagaattctaaaaaaaaGATTCAAGCAATTTACATGGTGCTGCTTATATGCACATCTCCCTCGCACCTCTGTATGTAACATTTAAATGTTTTGCAACATGATGGGTGGGAGTGGCTCAAAGCTGGACAtgctggcatatgcctgtagccccagctacttggagactgaggcaggaggataacatGAGCATAGGAGTTCTAgtccagcccagacaacataaGAAGAccctattgcttttctttttttttttttttttgagatggagtttcactcttattgcccaggctggagtgtaatggtgtgatctcggctcactgcaacctccggctgctgggctcaagcagttcgcctgcctcagcctcccgagtagctgggattacaggcacacaccaccacaccccgctaattttgtatttttagtagagatggggtttctccatgttggtcaggctggtctcaaactcccaacctcaggtgatccgccttccaaaatgctgggattacaggcatgggccaccgcacccagctaaccctgtttctttaaaaagaaaggtcGAGGAGCTGTCAAGGAGCTCATTGATGAATTATTTTGGCGATATCAACAATTGCTATCAAAACACCActataaaatccaaaattatatcTATTCCCAGATCTTTCTCCTTACTTCTAAACTCATTTATCCAACTGTCTCCTCCACCTCCACACCTCAACTTAAATgtcaactcaaaataaataaattaataattaatttatttgttcttaGACTGGCTTTCCTCTAACATCTCAAGACTTGTCTTAAATTCTTAGTTAATGTTATTAGCACCAAATCTGAAAGACTCTAGTATACAGACCCTTTGATATAAGAAACACGTGTTTTTGAGAaaccacacaaaataaaataattatcatagCTGTAAAAACAAATATGCCCATAAACAAATAACAGTAAAGGATTAGAGGCTTTCAGTCACACTAGAGAgtgatgttaaataaaattattctgttaattcaacaagaaaatatataaacctaATTCTAACaaactttctataaaataaaaaagaaccaattgTTGAAGTTGAGAGTGAAAAAAGTGGAAGTTTCAGAAAGAGGTGAGGCCAACTGCAGAATAGGCTCCTCAAGTATCATCAAGGCTGCCCCAATCACACCCCCTGCCTCCCCATCCCTTTATTCTACTTAATTCTATCCCAGACCTTAACACCTTATGTAGTAAATATCTCCTACTTACTACACCTTTCCCCACCAGATTGAATGCTCCAGAATGTATGGGGCAGTTCCCCTCGGCACCTGACTCACAGGTGCCAAATGACTGCAGGATTATGAGGCTGGAAGTAGTAAATATTTCCTCAATACTTGCAGTGGTTCACAGCCATGAAAAATCTAatatttcctctctccctttcaggAACCTTAAAGAAAGCAGCAATACTGTTGTAGGCATTTGAATGACAGCAACTCGATtttaaataggagctgggtaaaatgaggctgagacctactgagctgcattcccagatggttaagtcTTTCTAAGTCACAGGGTGATGGAGGAGGTCAGCACAAtacacaggtcataaagaccttgctgataaaatgaGTTGCAGTAAAAAAGCCAGCCAAAACCAAGACAACaacgaaagtgacctctggtcatcctcactgctacactcccaccaacaccatggcagtttacaaatgccatggcaacataaGGAAGTTATTCTCTATGGTCTAAAAGGTGAACCATAAAAATAATCCACTCCTGGTGGAGTTTGGTGcttctcacctgtaatctcagcactctggaaggccaaggccggtggaacacctgaggtcaggagtttaagaccaacctggccaacatgatggaaccccatctctacaaaaaatacaaaaaaaaattaggtgtggtggtacatgcctgtgatcccagctatttaggaggctgacacaggagaatcacttgaacccaggaggtagaggttgcagtgagccaagatcgcaccatcgcactccagcctggactccatctcgaaaaaaaaacaaaacaaaaccagtatgagagcctgggcatggtggttcacgcctataatcccagcaggttgggaggctgaggtgggtggatcacctgagatcaggagttcgagaccagcctgaccaacatggtgaaaccccatctctattaaaaatacaaaaattagctgggcatggtggcaggtgccagtaatcccacctacttgggaggctgaggcaggacaatagcttgaacctggaaggtggaagttgcagtgatccgagaccacgccactacactccagcctgggtaacatgaacgaaactctatctcaaaaacaaaacagtaagagAAAACTGGAGCTGAGTCCTACTCATTGTATTTACTTTCCTAAATAAAACATCATTATAAAAAACATTACTCAGTAATATAATTTAattgaaggggaaaaaatagacttaccaaattttttttgcaaaaagcagATCGACGATCTTTTATAATTTAGTGATTCTGGTATGCCATACTTCCTTCAGTATCGAAATCACAGGAATACAAGTTTTCTCAATCTAATGGGTTTAATAACTTaggttattaaatattattattataaaatggcagtatttttctttcctgtgactaattttttttttttttttgagatggagtctctctctgtcacccaggctggagtgcagtggcacaatctcggctcactgcaagctccgcctcctgggttcatgccattctcctgcctcagcctcccaagtagctgggactacacacacctggctaattttttgtatttttagtagagaaggggtttcaccgtgttagctaggatggtctcgatctcctgacctcgtgctccacccgcctcagcctcccaaagtgctgggattacaggcgtgagccactgcacctggcacctGTGACTAATATTATTTCTAAGATCCAGATTGTATTTATTACTGAAACAATGCTGACATACACTGCACAAAAAAAGGAATAACCAGACATTCGTTGAAGCTAGGAAAAAGCAGAACTGTGTGCTCAAGAACCACTAGCAGGCAGGACAGgctgtctcatgcctataatcccagtactttgggaggccaaggcgggcagatcacctgaggtcagcagttccagaccagcctggccaacatggtgaaacccaaactctactgcaaataaaaaatttaggcaggcatggtggcaggtgcctgtaatcccagctacttgggaggctgaggcagggagaattgcttgaacccaggaggtggagcttgcagtgagctgagatcacaccactgcactccagcatgggcaacagaggaaaacatcacctcaaaaacaaaaacaaaaacaaaaacaaaaacaaaaaacagtgaacaGTTAGCAGGTGCCATTTGCTATGCGGAGACTAGGGATATGATCTTGCTGGCAATCCTTCCATTTTAATAAATCTAAACAGTGcgattccattcttttttgtctgcactccactccagggccaaaacaagtaagaaaatcaattatatttctatgtcTTTCAAAACACATCTAACAATTAAGAGATGATATGCATGGCTCCATACTCTAAAAGGAACCTTCTTATGTCCTGGGTATCGTGGACATTTGATGAATGCTTGTTCAGTTGACTAGTGTAGACTTCAATAATAAACTGTTCAATGCGTTATGCCAGATAAATCTTGCATGTCAAAAGTAGGACAACTCTCGTGCTTTTAGTTATGTCTACCCATAAATGCaacatttacatgtatttataaggggttaatgaaaagaaaatgagttcaTTGTTCTAAAGAGTATTAGAATTTTGATAACACGAATTCTCCTGTCCTGGAACATAATTAAAAGTAAGAGGGATCTTATTTCATGTAAAAGgtaccattaaaaaaatcattgttaagcattaaataattatttcacacAATCTTCTAATCTGATTTAAGACTGAAGACCTACCTCCTGAAGCTGGTTTGTCAAGTTGTAAGTCTTCGTGTGTTGAATTCATAAGTTCATGTCTGAAAGGTGAGAATTCTTAATATTCACTAGGCAATATTCAGCAAAGTAATATTCACTGGtgcatattttacatttcatcATGAAGGGTggctttgaaaagaaaagaaaggctggccatggtggctcacacctgtaatcccaacactttggaaggctgaggcagacagatcatgaagtcaggagttcaagaccagcctggccaacatggtgaaaccccatctctactaaacatacaaaaattagccaggcgttgtggcaggtgcctgtcatcccagctgctcaggaggctgagctaggagaattgcttgaacctggcaggcagagattgcagtgagccaggatcacactccagcatgggcgacaaaaGTGGAACTCcagctgaaaaaaacaaaagaaatatcccATTACTTTAAGGGCAATGTAGATACAGCCAGAATTTCTACAGAAATCTGAACCACATTATAAAGCCAGAAAAACATACCAGCTAATATTATTTAATACAGATAGTACTCAGTGgaagaggtaattttttttttttttttttttgagatggcatctcgctctgtcacccaggatggagtgcagtggcaggatctcaggtcactgcagccatcacctcctgggtccaagcaattctcctgtctcagccttctgagtagctgggactacaggcacctgccaccatgccctactaatttttgtatttttgtagagatggggtttcaccatgttggtcaggctggtcttgaactcctgacctcaggagatccgtccacctcggcctcccaaagtgctggtattacaggcatgagctaccaggtCTGGCCGGAAAAGGTAATATTTTCCAAACATAAACATTAGCGTAACCTTATTGgacttacaaaaatattttttttagtaacagAAGCAGAAGATTCTCCTGAACTGTATCAtttcagctaacatttatttacttaagatgaaaataatataacagCTATAAAAAGTCAAGaggtagccaggtgcagtggctcatgcctgtaacccaaacactttgggagcctgaggcaggtgaatcacctgaggtcaggagtttgagaccagcctggccaacatggtgaaaccccatctctactaaaaatacaaaaattagccaggcgtggtggcaatcgcctatagtcccagctactagggaggctgtggtgggaggatcacatcaACCtgagtggtggaggttgcagtgagctaagatcgcaccactgcactccagcctgggtgagagagcaagactgtttcaaagaaaaaaagaaaaagtcaagagCATGGGGAGTATTAAAATCAGACAGAACCAATGGTCTATCATCAGAACAGCTCCATTTTTTTGCTATCATTATGTGTTAAGGTCAATTTGCTAAACATTAATATTTGTACTAAAGTTTTAAATGTACCATTTAACACATTAGTGCTGACTTAGGTTTAATGTCCTTTGCTGTACAATATACTTGAATATCATACTTACATATCACAACAAAAGTATCTTTCCCTAAGGCAATTACCATTAATACTGCTTTACAGTTATAAAATGTAGGCtgaggggtggctcacacctgtaatcccagcactttgggagtccgaggcaggcagatcacgaggtcaagagatcaagaccatcctggtcaacatggtgaaaccccgtctctattaaagtacaaaaattacctgggcggggtgacgcacacctgtagtcccagctacttgggaggctgaggcaggagaatctcttgaatctgggaggcagaggttgtggtgagccaagattgcaactccagcctgaacaacaagtgtgaaactttgtctcaaaaaaaaaaattatgaaatgtgaagattgtttttataattttacaacaCCTGAGCATTACTGTCTTTAAATAATCTAATAAATCACCATCACAACAAAAGCCCCACAAGCTAATCTGTTTCACCTTATAAAAAGCACTGACATTTAGTGTGCggtaatttgttgcagcagccacGGGAAACTAGTATTGTAGTGAAGCCTCAAAACCCACctgaaggggctgggcatggtagctcatgcctgtaatcccagcactttgggaggccgaggtgggtggatcacttgaggtcaggaatttgagaccagccttgccaacatggtgaaaccccatttctaaaaaaaatacaaaaattagccaggcatggtggcacatgcccataatctcagctactcaggaggctgagacatgggaactgtttgaacccagggtggggcagaggttgcagtgagccaagattgtgccactgcaccccaccctgggtgacagagcgaggctccatctcaacaacaacaacaacaacaacaacaaaaaacccacctGAAGAAGGTTTCCAGTTCTGTCAACAGTGCCCCACCAAATCCCTTAGAAGCACACATTCCTTTGCTGTGGGCCATGGACTGGAAGAAGGAAGCGCCTCCTCATGGCAGGGGCCTACCCAGGAGAAACTCAAGGGAAGGCACTGCCAGGCCGGTCCTTCTGCCaaggccattttcttttcttttttttttttttttgagacacagtttcactctgtctcccagactggagtgcagtgacacaatcttggctcacttcgacctcttcctccccagttcaagcgattctcctgcctcagcctcctgagtagcagtgaTTACAGGAGCAtagcatgcctagctaatttttgtatttttagtagagatgggattctgccatgttccccaggctgggctcaaactcctcgcctcaagtgatccacctatctcagcctcccgaagtgctgaggagtgagccaccacacccagcactcaCCAAGGCCTTTGATAGTAGGCTTTTTCCAGGTGAGCACTCTTGTCTGGTCTGGTTCTGCCCCACTTTCCCTCTCACCAAGTTGGAATCCCTCGCTACTTTTCAGTAGAGGAGAGTGTGTATCCCTATCTCAGCTTGGTATGATTCAGGTCTGCATTTAACTCATGAAACCTGGCTGATCTGGGGAAACAAAGTGTCTTTCTGCAGGTATGATATGGGATGGGCCTGTCCCCAGGACCCTGGGAGAGGAAAGCCCAATGTCCCACCAGGTTGGCAGTGCTGGGGAAGGGAAAGTGTTATGGTAGCCCCAAGACTAAAAAGAGGCAGCAGAGGGAGCAGGGCATCATTCCTATTGAACTCATGCCACTGCCTGAGTGAGGTGAGGGAGGAATGCACTGCACCCGAGTGATGTGAGGCAGAGAGGTGCGGTTCCAGGGTGGCCTTCACCCTCCCTTCCTGCCATGTTACTCTGATCCCCTGCAGGTGAGCCTGCTCACTTTGGGCTTAGGGATGCCGCTGAGGCGTGTACTTAAACGCAGCCTCCCATGCCTCATGTCTCCAGGAGTGGGGCAGAGCAGGGAGGAGTCCTAGACAgaggagaggccagggcaggagggagtGGGCCTCAAACTCCAGGAGGGGGCCCTTCTCATGGGTCCTCTTTTCCGGTCTCTCCTTCCTTACCCCTGGGCTGATCACCTGGGGAAGAACTGAGGCAAGGTTTCTCATCCTCAGGTCTGAGGGGTTCAATTACCaggcccaagtagctgggattataggcaagcaccactatgcctggctaattttgtatttttagtagagacagagtttctccatgttggtcaggctggtctctgacctcagttgatccacccacctctccctcccaaagtgctgagattacaggtgtgagccactgagactGGTCaagaaatccttttttaaaaacgagctgggctcagtggttcatgccgaaaatcccagcaatttgggaggctgaggctggtggatcacttgaggtcaggagtttgagaccagcctgggcaacatgatgtaaccccatctttactgatatatatatatatatatatatatataaatataaattcgctgggtgtggtgttcggcacctgtaatcccagcttttcaggaggctgaggcagcagaatcacttgaacctgggagacagaggttgcagtgagccgagatcatgccactgcaatccagcctgggtgacaacagtgagactccatcgcaaaaacaaaaacaaaaacagattccatctcaaaaataaataaataaataaaaataaataaaacaaaaaacgtgGTATGGCAATGAAAATACTGTGTTAAAgtttcatagaaaataaaagaccaCTCAGATACAATAAGCTGTCTTTTTAGATGAGTAtatttgttattcttattttacagctaaagaaacCGGTTCAGAGAATGCTATTTGATTGGATCCTGTTGCATTTCTGGACAGTGCAGCTGAGATCAGACTTCGTGTGTAACTCCACTAGCCTACCAGGGTGCCTCTCATAAAGGtaagaaatgtaaatttggcCTAATATACAGTTTCCAGGGCAGCACTGCGTCAATTCTACATACAGTacttctatgttcatcaagggAAACCTTAAGGGAAGGTGAAAATGCTTCTAGAAGGCAACTGGACACCAGCGCCCTTGTTTGTTGCCTTTGGGCTCTTCCTCTAAGGCCAATAGTGACCTGAAATTACTGACTAACTGTTCCGATCAAGTGGACAAAAGGGTACCAAGGTCGTCAACATCAGACAAATTCACCTGAGGACCTATCTATGTGCTTTGAAAGACAAAACTGCTTTTATAAAGGATACTGTATTTCAGAAAAACATAATCATATTAACAACTAATAACACTGTAAAATGCTTATGTGTTGAATGCTACTTTAGAAAAACATGTTCAAATCTAGGAAAAAAATTTCTGATAGAAAACTACATatcggctgggcgaggtggctcatgcctgtaatcccagcactttgggaggctgaggcgggcagatcacgaggtcaggagctcaagaccagcctgaccaacatggtgaaaccccatctctataaagatacaaaaagttagctgggcatggttgtgtgtgcctataattcccagctactcaggaggctgaggcagcagaatcgcttgaacccaggaggcagaggttgcagtgagccagtgagccaagatctgcaccccagcctaggtggcagaacaagacactgtctcaaaaaaaataaataaataaaaggaaggaaggaaggagaaaggaagaaagaagaaagaaaaaaactacgtATCAattatctagctagctagctatctagAGACAGACTTTCATTCTATTGCTGAGGATGGAGAGCAGTgggatgatcatagctcactgcagcattgagctcctggcctcaagtgatcctcctgcctcagcctcctaagtagctagggcCACAGGTGGACACATTTACACctcggttttttgtttgttttatagagatagggtttcactacattgcccaggctggtgtcaaactggagtctcgctgtgtcacccaggctggggtgcagtggtgtgatctcggctcactgcaacctccgcctcctgggttcaagcaattctcctgtatcagcctccctagtagctgggacttcaggcatgcaccaccacatatggctaatttttgtattttttgtagagactgggtttcaccatggccaggctagtctcgaactcctgacctcaggtaatccacccgcctctgcctcccaaagtgctgggattacaggcgtcagccagtGAGCCGGGACGAGCACTTTATGTTATTAAATAGCCTAACCCAAGCAGGGCGTGGtccctcatgcctgcaatcccgacAACTCTGATGGCCAAGGTGAGAAGATCGCTTAAACCCAGTTGTTTGAAAcgggcctaggcaacatagccagacccccatctctacaaaaggtacaaaaatttggccaggtgtgcaccacgcctggctaatttttctatcttttgcagagactgggtttcgtcatgttgcccaggctggtctcgaactcctgagcccaagcgatccatcctcccgcctcggcctcccaaaatgctgggattacagggcccaGCCAGCCTCATGTTTTATTTAAGCAGTCCCTCCCTGTTGCACActtggatagttttttttttttaatttttttagacagggtttacCTCAGTCTGGCAGGCTGCAATGctgtggtgggatcatagctcattggAGCCTCGAAGCTTGGGGTTCAAGtagctggggggctgaggcagttCTACAGAGATCCGGTCGCGCCATATTGCCAGGTTGCTCTTGGCctgaagggatcctccagcctcggccacgCCCGGACATAGTCTTCTAGTTTTGACCAACATAAACACTGTGCTTGGTCTGAGTTTTCAACTACCCTTCTCCAGCCAGCAACACACAGGACCTGGCGGAGAGGTCGTGGTTACCAGCCTACACGCTGAGGAGAAGACTGCCCAGCTGCAAGCACCATACCGCCCCAGTGACGTCGCCGAACGCCCGCGCCTGTGACGTCGCCGAAGGCCCACCTCTATGGCGTCTCCAAGGACCGCCTCTTACGCGGAGTCAATCGGAACTCGCGGAGGGGCTGCTGGGGGCTTCCAGGAGCGCGCATTTGCGGAAGGCTGGCTGCAGGCGGCGGGGCGAGCTGTAACCCGCCGCTGGACTGGCGCTTTTGTGTCCGGAGGCTTCGGCCTGGCCGCCGTCGCCTATATACAAGCTACGAGGGAGGAGCTTTACGACTTGGCCGGGCGCAGCAAAGGCCAGACTTTGCGCGAACAGGCGCTAAGCGCCAACCGGCCGGCACCTGGCGGGCACCATCGCACGGTGGCGCAGAAGCTACTCAATGGCCAGCGCCAGCTGCAGCAGCGGCCGCGCACTCGCCTCACCTGAGCTTGGGTACGTGCGCCCCACAACACCTCCCCCAGCCAGGGCCCGGGGACCCCCGAGAGCGTCCCCCCGCTACCTGGCGCCGCTCATCCTGGGCGGGGTCGGTCCCCTCTGAGGC
The window above is part of the Symphalangus syndactylus isolate Jambi chromosome 23, NHGRI_mSymSyn1-v2.1_pri, whole genome shotgun sequence genome. Proteins encoded here:
- the LOC129472927 gene encoding general transcription factor II-I-like isoform X1; this encodes MSYDPTTALQPARLRHELMNSTHEDLQLDKPASGEMGFHHVGQVGLKLLTSGVPPALAFQSAEITAEALGSTEAKAVPHQKFETHVNELNVEGLPENIPFRSPSLHGIPRLESIFQVGNRIKFVIKSNSS